From the genome of Phocoena phocoena chromosome 18, mPhoPho1.1, whole genome shotgun sequence, one region includes:
- the ZAR1L gene encoding protein ZAR1-like → MKVEGKTRTQTNCPRILRCAWAHGGRMERLVRVPYSLYPGYGNTLPLGQPGLSEHKQPDWRHNNGPPAFLARPGLLVPSNASDYCVDPYKRAQLKAILSQMNPSLSLRLCKADTKEVGVQVNPRVDKSVQCSLGPRTLHSRSPWGSTGHKAPLSAWGVYSPVMGRRGLVRLQKDGEDEERKALSGPPEASQPPPLPPPTPRSEEDQREELRQQEELGEEDASSPRERKSKQVQGDASEPLRKPNFQFLEPKYGYFHCKDCKTRWESAYVWCISGTNKVYFKQLCCKCQKSFNPYRVEAIQCQTCSKSRCSCLQKKRHIDLRRPHRQELCGRCKDKRFSCGNIYSFKCIM, encoded by the exons ATGAAGGTGGAAGGCAAAACAAGGACACAAACAAACTGCCCCAGGATATTGCGCTGCGCCTGGGCGCACGGCGGCCGGATGGAGCGCTTGGTCCGTGTGCCCTACAGCTTGTACCCGGGCTACGGGAACACGCTGCCTTTGGGCCAGCCTGGACTTTCTGAGCACAAACAGCCCGACTGGAGGCACAACAACGGTCCCCCCGCTTTCCTGGCCAGGCCGGGGCTGCTGGTGCCCTCCAACGCCTCCGACTACTGCGTGGACCCTTACAAGAGGGCCCAGCTTAAGGCCATTCTCTCCCAGATGAACCCCAGCCTGAGCCTGCGTCTGTGCAAGGCCGACACCAAGGAGGTGGGCGTGCAGGTGAACCCCCGGGTGGACAAGTCCGTGCAATGCTCACTGGGGCCTCGCACCTTGCACAGCCGCTCCCCCTGGGGCAGCACGGGGCACAAGGCGCCCCTGTCAGCCTGGGGAGTCTATTCGCCAGTGATGGGCCGCAGGGGCCTGGTGCGGCTGCAGAAGGATGGGGAAGACGAGGAGAGGAAGGCGCTTTCGGGTCCTCCCGAGGCCAGccagccgccgccgctgccgccaccAACACCAAGGTCGGAAGAGGACCAGCGGGAGGAACTCCGGCAACAGGAAGAGTTGGGGGAGGAAGATGCCTCAAGTCCCCGGGAAAGGAAGAGCAAGCAAGTTCAGGGAGACGCCAGCGAGCCGCTCCGGAAGCCCAACTTCCAG TTTTTAGAACCAAAATATGGCTATTTTCACTGTAAAGATTGTAAGACCAGATGGGAGAGTGCTTATGTGTGGTGCATTTCTGGAACTAATAAG GTTTATTTCAAACAACTCTGTTGCAAATGCCAAAAGAGTTTTAACCCTTATCGAGTAGAAGCAATCCAATGCCAG ACCTGTTCAAAGTCTCGTTGTTCCTGTCTTCAAAAGAAAAGACACATCGATCTAAGGAGGCCTCATCGGCAGGAGCTGTGTGGCCGCTGCAAAGACAAGAGATTCTCCTGTGGCAATATTTACAGCTTTAAATGCATCATGTGA